A stretch of Fusarium poae strain DAOMC 252244 chromosome 2, whole genome shotgun sequence DNA encodes these proteins:
- a CDS encoding hypothetical protein (TransMembrane:6 (i12-37o57-80i101-125o137-162i183-203o218-238i)), which yields MAATKLYHYEPSFIPALVVLGLCFASTLVCLMQMVRFETVGYGCRVWSSQESPNWSTLPYAIQTFTLISGPFLMLATIYMTLSKIIILLDADIHSLVPVKVLPKVFIFGDLISLAAQLTGAAYLVDAIDVSQQRTAQLIIVGGLSFHVYFFGFFSSVLHIAYTRVLEAPTRQSSLITMPWRRWILVLYISCGLILVRSVYRVIEYATGPLGVVQGTEIYFYVFDAGSIFIITCLFNIFHPRQLAVVSKDDLPDPETIVVTPSKPLSRYPPQTPPRYMQPPPFLPSHANLRNLSTSDALLPAAETSYTGPSSTADQQDQQELQYIVELVF from the exons ATGGCAGCAACCAAGCTGTACCATTATGAACCCTCTTTTATACCCGCCCTCGTCGTTTTGGGCTTGTGTTTTGCTTCTACGTTGGTTTGTTTGATGCAGATGGTTCGAT TTGAAACTGTTGGATATGGATGCCGAGTGTGGTCGTCACAAGAATCGCCAAATTGGTCGACCCTCCCTTATGCAATCCAGACTTTTACACTCATTTCAGGTCCATTTTTGATGCTTGCTACAATCTATATGACTCTTAGCAAGATTATCATTCTTTTGGATGCAGATATACACTCTCTTGTTCCCGTCAAAGTCCTGCCCAAGGTCTTTATCTTTGGAGACTTGATCTCACTTGCAGCACAACTGACAG gTGCTGCCTATTTAGTCGATGCCATAGACGTGTCTCAACAGAGAACAGCCCAGCTCATCATCGTGGGTGGTCTCTCATTCCACGTCTACTTCTTCGGCTTCTTCAGTTCCGTTCTCCATATAGCTTACACCCGCGTTCTTGAAGCCCCAACACGTCAAAGCTCTCTCATTACCATGCCCTGGAGACGCTGGATACTCGTTCTTTATATATCTTGCGGCCTTATTCTCGTTAGATCCGTATATCGTGTCATAGAGTATGCCACAGGTCCTCTCGGCGTTGTCCAAGGTACCGAGATATACTTTTACGTTTTCGACGCTGGATCTATTTTCATCATTACCTGTCTTTTCAACATTTTCCATCCTCGACAACTGGCTGTTGTATCCAAAGATGATCTACCAGATCCTGAGACTATCGTCGTTACACCTTCCAAGCCTTTGTCTCGATATCCACCACAGACACCTCCTCGATATATGCAGCCACCACCATTTCTTCCTTCACATGCAAATTTGAGAAATC TATCCACCTCCGATGCATTATTACCAGCAGCGGAGACCTCATACACTGGTCCATCATCGACCGCGGACCAACAGGACCAACAAGAGCTTCAATACATCGTTGAGCTCGTCTTCTAG
- a CDS encoding hypothetical protein (TransMembrane:1 (o619-638i)), with the protein MSQLPADLVNVPSELFPQSDDHKYLHASHKDRWEHLKSVVIQLYTGNYGKNNNPPTIVQIVYFMKKHYSFHAAANEYPHRFRAWGVSDRRLTKAMVDDIAAAFGRRVAAGISTSRVKLKRGAREEQLDVRRVKRHLECDNSSINPEMMQLGWLSSWALPYAAFVSALPKNPDAPSPYGTQATTPDYLRINDSGTTCTHDERIPQSPNTELLLQKARNDRTSLFLQGRLGDLMVCMSQEDRRICVDYFHEFYMHGFVTAKSWGYPPPTVDVHTPSGFTHSTFSPLLPDAACDSNRAIHPTNLCSWCTHVKDIQRESLPKQLPYQSSTSMSFPDCLYTSITTGDFTELRNGDLPLSHDTIIQSLKQNPIALKVDSWRLAIMAGNANLLVDVYRNIEEEYDWNKECDEERNNFQEKYYFDRESDIDGENDVREQLRIPQEIESTYPYHLAASFLNAGGPCCKVFESLETALPRSYLVRHNISDIGHTILDSLLVSVLRSHTTVQPEIVSDEFRALLRFPGEENDICGRWDADSPEVRGLFAEGYARIPTRWKHPFCHSSVRAVCHCTMRIFGDLTCADINCPSGLFIRRCTECGIELRLGPLHTVVATAFFLGQSGMAGETLFGPLAILVCLVNMGAYVNLRVDMSVEEILRTSETGQCRHRLMNAAEMMQCVPASVIQGWSESCQAGWACMLLLLRFAQAHPVYTCQLDMDAINSPADRFMEPQCDLREFHDSSNFGCANQTVGLLWAMIQAEMLTYRRLEVNDPWISNNFQMVALQTWLKGETKDFNTPLVSGGQIKAHTRCGWFLDDHGSACVYAIASDVCKAWFANFDDYARTTFVH; encoded by the exons ATGTCCCAGCTACCAGCAGATCTAGTTAATGTTCCGTCCGAATTATTTCCACAATCAGATGACCACAAATACCTCCATGCCAGTCACAAGGATCGATGGGAGCATCTTAAATCTGTGGTTATCCAGTTATATACTGGCAATTATGGCAAGAACAACAATCCACCCACCATCGTCCAGATTGTTTATTTTATGAAGAAGCACTACTCATTCCATGCCGC GGCTAACGAATATCCTCATCGTTTCCGGGCGTGGGGGGTGAGCGACCGGCGTTTGACGAAAGCCATGGTTGACGATATCGCTGCTGCTTTTGGTAGGCGCGTTGCAGCTGGGATTAGTACTTCCAGAGTCAAGCTAAAGCGCGGTGCGAGGGAAGAACAGCTTGACGTACGGCGAGTTAAACGGCATCTCGAATGTGACAATTCCTCTATAAACCCCGAGATGATGCAATTGGGGTG GCTTTCATCTTGGGCGTTACCATACGCTGCGTTTGTGTCAGCATTGCCGAAGAACCCCGATGCTCCCTCTCCGTACGGTACACAAGCAACGACCCCCGATTATCTAAGGATTAATGACTCTGGAACAACTTGTACACATGATGAAAGGATCCCCCAATCTCCAAATACggaacttcttcttcagaaGGCGAGAAATGATCGGACAAGTCTTTTTCTCCAAGGACGTTTGGGAGACCTTATGGTTTGCATGAGCCAAGAGGATCGGAG AATTTGTGTTGATTACTTTCACGAGTTCTACATGCATGGCTTCGTCACTGCTAAGAGCTGGGGGTATCCCCCGCCAACCGTCGATGTGCACACACCATCTGGCTTTACACATTCAACCTTCAGCCCATTGTTGCCGGATGCCGCATGCGATTCGAATAGAGCTATCCATCCAACCAACTTATGTTCGTGGTGTACTCACGTCAAGGACATCCAGCGGGAGTCGCTTCCAAAACAGCTCCCGTATCAAAGCTCTACATCCATGTCATTCCCGGACTGTCTTTATACCTCTATTACAACGGGAGACTTCACAGAACTCCGGAATGGCGATTTGCCTCTTTCCCATGACACCATTATCCAATCTTTGAAACAAAACCCCATAGCTCTTAAAGTGGACTCTTGGCGACTGGCTATCATGGCAGGCAATGCCAATTTGCTAGTCGATGTGTATCGCAATATTGAGGAGGAATACGACTGGAACAAAGAATGCGACGAggagagaaataactttcaggaaaaatactattttgaTCGGGAATCTGACATTGATGGGGAAAACGACGTTCGGGAGCAATTAAGAATTCCCCAAGAGATCGAGTCAACATACCCATATCACCTTGCTGCCTCATTTCTTAATGCAGGTGGTCCCTGTTGCAAAGTGTTTGAATCCTTAGAAACCGCATTACCCCGATCATATTTGGTTCGCCATAACATCAGCGACATTGGACACACGATTCTGGATTCCCTGTTGGTTTCTGTCCTGCGTTCACACACGACTGTGCAGCCTGAGATAGTCAGTGATGAGTTTCGAGCACTCTTGAGATTCCCAGGCGAAGAAAACGATATCTGTGGCAGGTGGGACGCTGATAGTCCCGAGGTGCGTGGGTTGTTTGCGGAAGGTTATGCACGGATTCCTACTAGATGGAAGCATCCGTTTTGCCATTCTTCTGTCCGAGCAGTATGTCACTGCACGATGAGAATATTTGGGGATCTAACCTGTGCCGATATAAACTGTCCCAGCGGTCTTTTCATACGTCGTTGCACAGAGTGCGGTATCGAGCTCAGGCTGGGACCACTTCATACAGTTGTTGCAACGGCCTTCTTTCTGGGACAGTCTGGCATGGCGGGGGAGACACTGTTTGGACCCCTAGCCATTTTAGTATGTCTTGTCAACATGGGCGCCTATGTCAACCTGAGAGTCGACATGTCGGTTGAGGAGATATTACGGACCTCGGAAACGGGACAGTGCCGCCACAGGCTAATGAATGCCGCTGAGATGATGCAGTGTGTCCCTGCCAGCGTTATCCAAGGCTGGAGCGAGTCTTGTCAGGCTGGCTGGGCCTGTATGCTGCTTTTATTACGCTTCGCTCAGGCTCATCCGGTTTACACGTGTCAATTAGACATGGACGCCATTAATAGTCCAGCAGACAGATTCATGGAACCCCAATGTGATCTGCGGGAGTTCCACGATTCTTCAAACTTTGGATGTGCCAACCAAACAGTTGGGCTTTTGTGGGCCATGATACAAGCAGAGATGTTAACGTATCGACGGTTGGAGGTTAACGACCCCTGGATCTCCAACAATTTCCAGATGGTGGCACTGCAGACATGGCTCAAGGGTGAGACAAAAGACTTCAACACGCCGCTTGTGAGCGGAGGTCAGATAAAGGCCCATACAAGATGTGGGTGGTTTCTAGATGATCATGGAAGCGCTTGCGTTTATGCCATAGCATCCGATGTTTGTAAGGCCTGGTTTGCCAACTTTGACGATTATGCAAGGACTACGTTTGTTCATTAG
- a CDS encoding hypothetical protein (SECRETED:SignalP(1-18)), whose product MQSKIGFLALTLANLVVAGPCKPSRPTTVSSVSLVTSVTTADISELSTDVLNSQTTTDTLSVELSTTTSENKDSTDVSSSQTIVDRDSVTISGPTSDITSPTLTFPQSSTTTEEEVIITTLSNSLAGGSFASRDPDSPSGLKDFGATGNAEFHSGGCYKGDGSPDDGCAALTAGGSPDGKRSFFGRFASIYQVIKAAPRKKYTIQFLYLVTSTGGSQDCVVSATFGNRKFFSLPATSPGGTTVNWARVLEQVETIGQDPAFDISLECTGPGYSSILVDSIFISDKVTPETIGNYHLQFDSYTEPETTTTSYQETSQTAHTGASSTVGITATGSDAVASDTTVSSQTTFQGDKTTLSSEATATSKCAVECDLIDDFQNNNMCDLVGVFVKTDAIYGFPGDDNYATQYRSKSITECADFCKRDMPGCKSVGFQKLSGRCFFSNTVVTQDDITDGRDSQMADWYNIEGCFTCHVSGCESGTLAPEIPSTTEVPVISHTTTTTQPTQSVCKSTCERIQDLSEHEDWNCGRLYGHASDGVYTLPGDEEPDWSNHRFDNVAQCAEVCRTLPGCIYTGYQFASQRCFFSNREITEVEQAGDSQSADWNELKCLACSGCGLDESTTSQAPTSEVAIQSSTSKTPTSLVTTTKAPQATGACHNNHGEVCEISSSGVDNTPYVCITGGIFSGPSWTEPRSKYPLQESQKQCAAICDTLEDCETSAFWGSENHCIFTSTKITSSDLEEPDPNLDDPSFDPKSAAWSHKSCWTCPTCVPNNSPLPKSPTCNYKQGDSCTRLMTATGVCNASGWLSTGYRAMASEWYPDQSSSAKCAAICRANSRCKGSSHIGGQCYIADDALTPGAVVTRPNINHVWDEPSCWDCPGCHT is encoded by the coding sequence ATGCAGTCCAAGATTGGCTTCTTAGCCTTGACCCTTGCTAaccttgttgttgctggtccCTGCAAGCCCAGTCGACCAACCACAGTGAGCAGCGTCTCTCTTGTAACCTCTGTTACTACCGCCGATATTTCCGAACTCTCAACCGATGTTCTAAACAGCCAGACAACGACAGACACTCTCTCAGTCGAATTATCCACCACGACCAGTGAGAATAAAGACTCTACCGATGTTTCGAGTAGCCAAACCATCGTTGACAGAGATTCTGTCACAATCTCGGGTCCAACCAGCGACATCACAAGTCCAACTTTGACCTTCCCCCAATCATCGACTACAACTGAAGAAGaggtcatcatcaccaccctcTCCAACTCTCTCGCAGGTGGTTCTTTTGCTAGCCGCGATCCCGATAGTCCAAGCGGTCTTAAAGACTTTGGTGCAACTGGAAATGCCGAATTCCATTCAGGAGGATGTTACAAAGGAGACGGTAGCCCCGATGATGGTTGCGCTGCTCTGACTGCTGGTGGAAGCCCAGATggcaaaagaagcttttttgGCAGATTTGCAAGTATCTACCAGGTCATCAAGGCAGCACCACGCAAGAAGTACACTATTCAGTTTTTATACCTTGTCACCTCAACCGGCGGTTCTCAGGACTGTGTCGTGAGTGCGACATTTGGTAACAGAAAGTTCTTTTCTTTACCTGCTACTAGTCCTGGAGGCACAACAGTCAATTGGGCTAGAGTTCTTGAGCAAGTCGAGACAATCGGCCAGGACCCTGCCTTTGATATCTCATTGGAATGCACTGGTCCTGGTTATTCTTCAATCTTGGTTGACTCTATCTTCATCTCGGATAAAGTTACTCCTGAGACTATTGGTAACTACCATCTTCAGTTTGATTCGTATACTGAACCGGAGACTACTACTACGTCGTACCAAGAGACCAGCCAAACAGCACATACTGGAGCTTCTTCAACAGTCGGTATCACAGCCACTGGATCTGATGCTGTAGCATCTGATACTACTGTCTCCTCTCAGACCACCTTCCAAGGTGATAAAACGACTTTATCTTCTGAAGCCACAGCAACGTCCAAGTGCGCAGTGGAATGCGATCTCATCGATGATTTTCAGAACAACAACATGTGCGACCTCGTCGGCGTCTTTGTCAAGACCGATGCCATCTACGGATTCCCTGGTGACGACAATTATGCAACTCAGTACCGCTCAAAGTCCATCACAGAATGTGCTGACTTCTGCAAGAGAGACATGCCAGGTTGCAAGTCAGTTGGGTTTCAGAAATTGTCCGGCAGATGTTTCTTCTCCAACACGGTTGTTACTCAAGACGATATCactgatggacgtgatagcCAGATGGCTGATTGGTATAATATCGAGGGATGCTTTACTTGTCATGTCAGTGGCTGTGAGTCTGGCACACTTGCACCTGAGATCCCTTCCACCACTGAAGTTCCAGTGATCTCTCACACCACAACAACCACTCAGCCCACACAATCTGTCTGCAAGTCCACATGTGAGAGGATCCAAGACTTGTCTGAACATGAGGATTGGAACTGTGGTCGTCTCTATGGACATGCCAGCGATGGAGTCTACACATTGCCAGGTGATGAGGAGCCCGATTGGAGTAATCACCGCTTCGACAACGTGGCACAATGCGCCGAAGTTTGCAGAACTTTGCCCGGTTGTATTTATACTGGATATCAGTTCGCTTCTCAAAGGTGTTTCTTCTCCAACAGAGAGATTACCGAAGTCGAACAAGCGGGCGACAGTCAATCCGCTGATTGGAACGAGTTGAAGTGTTTGGCTTGTTCAGGCTGCGGGTTAGATGAGAGTACTACATCTCAGGCCCCTACATCCGAGGTTGCAATCCAGTCATCTACATCAAAGACACCTACTAGTTTAGTCACCACTACCAAAGCCCCTCAGGCAACCGGCGCTTGTCATAACAATCACGGCGAAGTTTGCGAGATCAGTTCGTCAGGTGTTGACAACACCCCATACGTCTGCATAACAGGTGGTATCTTCTCAGGTCCAAGTTGGACAGAACCTCGTTCCAAATATCCTTTGCAGGAAAGCCAGAAACAATGCGCAGCTATCTGCGACACCCTCGAGGACTGTGAAACCTCTGCATTCTGGGGCTCCGAAAACCACTGTATCTTCACATCCACAAAGATTACATCTTCTGATCTTGAAGAGCCTGATCCAAACCTTGATGATCCTAGCTTCGACCCGAAAAGCGCTGCGTGGAGCCATAAATCGTGTTGGACATGTCCAACCTGCGTTCCCAACAATAGTCCTCTTCCCAAGAGTCCCACGTGTAACTATAAGCAAGGCGACTCATGTACACGTTTGATGACTGCCACCGGTGTTTGCAACGCGTCCGGGTGGTTGTCGACAGGATATCGCGCTATGGCTTCTGAGTGGTACCCTGATCAGAGCTCAAGTGCCAAGTGTGCTGCTATTTGTCGAGCGAACAGTCGCTGCAAGGGATCGAGTCACATAGGTGGTCAATGCTATATTGCTGATGATGCTCTTACGCCAGGGGCTGTTGTTACCAGGCCGAATATCAACCATGTATGGGATGAGCCGTCTTGCTGGGATTGTCCTGGCTGTCATACTTAG
- a CDS encoding hypothetical protein (TransMembrane:1 (i168-189o)): MSIPETYKAFRRTTGDIPRTISPTTEKLPRQLGPHDVLLKIHAVSLNFRDVAMINGRYPAEVIDRGIPCSDAAAEVAAIGNAVKDFAISDHVSVIFNLGRLTDNDDSPSQGLGGDIDGVLREYAIFEDKYIVKIPKHLSWEEAATITCAGVTAWTSLDGLKTENPRSALLQGTGGVSMFALLICLAAGIQPIITSSSEKKLEEIRKLSADVRTMNYKTIPDQASEVQRLTNGKGVDFVINNTGPGSIPEDISFLRRRGGLVSLVGFLAGTNGDWDPSAIMGLMQKSARIKGIAVGSKGDYENLNQFLSDKNVSLAPLVDRVFSFDESAAAFDYLYSGSHTGKVIIKVQD; this comes from the exons ATGTCTATCCCTGAGACTTACAAAGCGTTCAGACGCACCACTGGTGATATTCCCAGGACCATCAGCCCAACCACGGAAAAGCTGCCACGACAGCTCGGGCCCCACGATGTCCTCCTCAAGATCCATGCCGTCTCCCTCAACTTCCGTGATGTTGCCATGATCAATGGACGCTACCCAGCTGAGGTGATTGATCGTGGTATTCCGTGTTCTGATGCAGCTGCTGAGGTAGCTGCAATCGGCAATGCGGTAAAAGACTTTGCCATTAGCGACCATGTCTCTGTCATATTTAATCTCGGTCGTCTAACTGATAACGATGACTCGCCGTCTCAAGGGCTGGGCGGTGATATTGATGGTGTTCTCCGCGAGTACGCCATTTTTGAGGACAAGTACATCGTTAAGATACCCAAGCACCTATCATGGGAAGAG GCAGCTACTATTACATGCGCTGGCGTGACGGCTTGGACCTCTTTGGATGGCCTCAAAACAGAGAACCCAAGAAGTGCCCTTCTGCAAG gTACTGGAGGCGTCAGTATGTTTGCTCTACTCATCTGCCTCGCTGCGGGTATTCAACCCATCATTACATCTTCGTCAGAAAAGAAGCTTGAAGAAATTCGAAAGCTGAGCGCTGATGTCCGTACCATGAACTACAAAACCATCCCCGACCAAGCCTCGGAAGTCCAGCGTCTCACTAACGGCAAAGGCGTTGACTTTGTTATCAATAATACTGGGCCAGGATCCATTCCGGAGGATATTAGCTTCTTACGGCGACGAGGCGGTCTCGTGTCCCTCGTTGGATTCTTGGCTGGTACCAATGGTGACTGGGATCCAAGTGCCATCATGGGATTGATGCAAAAGAGCGCGAGAATCAA GGGCATTGCTGTGGGCTCAAAGGGTGACTACGAGAACCTGAATCAATTTCTGTCAGATAAGAATGTGTCCCTCGCTCCGCTCGTCGATCGAGTCTTCTCATTTGACGAATCAGCGGCTGCTTTTGACTACCTGTACTCAGGAAGTCATACTGGTAAGGTCATCATCAAGGTGCAGGACTAA
- a CDS encoding hypothetical protein (TransMembrane:4 (i7-33o69-88i100-125o187-207i)), with the protein MASARPLLYVALALLMVVSIIELSFISSMVGWLHSTASGTFSFEWQGKEYQLKGEPANLIVDQGHTSNGAAGTAFIPIGCGGILALWLRNRHNPGKFSRFFYNFWLVFNVLSLLLVLSALIYTFVVTTEHNGQSIIPSVAAKLNDGQKYPLESWTPQNWFSALLDLNLSDSSQRSDIEHHLRLMKGWQYNLIPFFVIHLAETGLALWDAMQRRHEFNPAYAPAKRDYGSA; encoded by the coding sequence ATGGCTTCAGCACGCCCACTACTCTACGTAGCCCTCGCACTTCTCATGGTAGTCTCCATCATCGAACTGTCCTTCATCTCTAGCATGGTCGGTTGGTTGCACAGTACTGCGAGCGGAACTTTCTCTTTCGAATGGCAGGGCAAAGAATACCAACTCAAAGGCGAGCCGGCAAACCTCATCGTCGATCAGGGTCATACAAGCAACGGTGCCGCAGGAACAGCATTCATTCCTATCGGCTGCGGTGGTATTCTCGCTCTCTGGCTCCGAAACAGACATAACCCTGGAAAATTCAGCCGCTTCTTCTACAACTTTTGGCTTGTCTTCAATGTCCTTAGTCTTCTACTTGTCCTTTCGGCTCTTATCTACACCTTTGTCGTTACAACCGAGCACAACGGACAGAGCATCATCCCCAGCGTCGCAGCCAAGCTTAATGATGGTCAAAAATACCCTCTAGAGTCATGGACGCCACAGAATTGGTTCTCGGCTCTTCTTGATCTGAACCTTAGCGACTCAAGCCAGAGAAGCGACATTGAACATCATCTGCGACTCATGAAGGGTTGGCAGTACAACCTCATTCCGTTCTTCGTCATTCACCTTGCGGAGACTGGGCTTGCGCTTTGGGACGCTATGCAGCGACGACATGAGTTTAACCCAGCTTATGCACCAGCCAAGCGTGATTACGGATCTGCTTGA
- a CDS encoding hypothetical protein (TransMembrane:1 (o220-238i)) encodes MDDLLRTGSLGHLRNAHPAVPEVPEFMVRKLDDNTNPAFMATPGSGVIYTGSQSWVAESSGLDPIDYDQLYAGAIQAQHTFVNRVNLLCSKRKLPLLDLADVHSWSEVEQSVSNACEALEAFSSRDKKYVPGFTGKLKRAFQKLCRNAGAGTNLTNLVPTDSYCSVLCGGLKIIFKALEETDRYREEIYNTLEELPFILNDNASFMSLNLADEDLHRRAAAIYAAIFGLMEVIIDWFLKRSLVTGVKLFANPTGFSDKLKNQMALVKVAAQRFTTRVAILSTEKQEGLSQQNLTLMYGLGKHSEQVMAEFGDIRSRLRVLDKLTEFFDVTAKAELERQQVRLQREEVPRIQEPAVTVEDVLAKWCYEPDLVHDDCTKILRLQHIPGYDLDRDLVTTIKLHPLFQSWLTLDESSILFIDTRSHNPTGSLEMPIVAAETYRRLDNFINQRDREAHDDAAQIICLAFFASQHRDISRDPNASPNELAMSLLLQLVDHYQDFNGDDLDLVETDVDPHDIETVLFVFENLVAQLSQNTILILIIDDLNPFTQPLSRKRGMMLVIETLLDIHRNGDYMAKLKFIFGNSSRNDFSHGIFTEDETLRIWQSDATIPISERLDDWT; translated from the exons atggatgaTCTACTCAGAACTGGATCGCTTGGCCACCTCCGCAACGCCCATCCAGCCGTCCCTGAAGTACCAGAGTTCATGGTCAGGAAATTGGATGACAATACAAATCCAGCCTTCATGGCTACACCAGGCTCTGGAGTCATTTATACAGGGTCTCAATCTTGGGTTGCAGAGTCTTCCGGACTTGATCCTAT TGACTATGACCAACTTTATGCCGGTGCCATTCAAGCACAACACACGTTCGTCAACAGAGTGAATTTGTTGTGCTCAAAACGAAAGCTACCTCTTTTAGACCTGGCTGACGTTCATTCATGGTCTGAAGTTGAACAGTCAGTCTCAAATGCTTGTGAAGCCTTGGAGGCTTTTTCTTCGAGGGACAAGAAGTATGTTCCAGGCTTCACCGGCAAGCTGAAGCGAGCGTTTCAAAAGCTGTGTAGAAACGCTGGAGCTGGCACTAATCTCACAAATCTCGTTCCGACAGACTCTTATTGCTCTGTTCTATGCGGTGGCTTGAAGATCATATTCAAAGCGCTTGAGGAGACCGACCGCTACAGAGAAGAGATATACAATACTTTAGAAGAATTACCCTTCATACTGAACGATAATGCTTCTTTCATGAGCCTAAATCTTGCAGACGAGGATCTGCATAGACGCGCAGCTGCTATATATGCGGCTATCTTTGGACTGATGGAGGTTATTATAGATTGGTTCCTCAAGCGCTCGCTGG TAACGGGGGTCAAACTATTTGCAAATCCCACTGGGTTCTCTGATAAGTTAAAGAATCAAATGGCCTTGGTAAAGGTAGCGGCACAGAGATTTACTACTCGCGTTGCAATACTATCAACGGAGAAGCAAGAAGGCTTGTCGCAGCAAAACCTTACTCTCATGTATGGCCTCGGTAAACACTCAGAACAGGTCATGGCAGAGTTTGGTGACATACGATCTCGGCTTCGGGTCCTGGACAAGTTGACAGAGTTCTTTGATGTTACAGCAAAGGCAGAACTTGAACGTCAGCAGGTTCGATTACAGAGAGAGGAAGTACCTCGGATTCAGGAACCTGCAGTCACTGTCGAGGATGTATTAGCGAAGTGGTGCTATGAACCCGATCTTGTGCATGACGACTGCACAAAGATACTAAGGTTACAGCACATTCCGGGATATGATCTTGACCGGGATCTTGTCACCACCATCAAACTTCATCCACTGTTTCAATCATGGCTGACGCTTGATGAATCGTCAATTCTTTTTATTGATACGAGATCTCACAATCCTACCGGCAGTTTGGAGATGCCTATTGTCGCCGCTGAAACCTACCGCCGGTTAGACAACTTTATCAATCAACGTGATCGAGAAGCCCACGATGATGCCGCTCAAATCATATGTTTAGCATTTTTCGCCAGTCAGCATAGAGATATAAGCAGAGATCCAAACGCCAGCCCAAATGAGCTGGCGATGAGTCTCTTACTGCAGCTTGTCGACCACTACCAAGACTTTAACGGAGATGATCTAGACCTTGTTGAAACAGATGTTGATCCTCACGATATCGAAACAGTCTTGTTTGTGTTCGAGAACCTTGTTGCTCAGCTATCACAAAACACGATCCTGATCCTCATCATTGACGACTTGAACCCTTTCACGCAGCCTTTGTCACGAAAGAGGGGTATGATGTTGGTTATAGAGACACTGTTGGACATTCACCGCAACGGCGATTATATGGCGAAGCTCAAGTTCATATTTGGAAACTCATCTCGCAACGACTTTAGTCATGGGATATTCACAGAGGATGAAACCTTGAGAATATGGCAGTCTGATGCCACTATACCTATCAGTGAGCGTTTGGATGACTGGACTTAG
- a CDS encoding hypothetical protein (SECRETED:SignalP(1-21)), producing MRSLVVFRLALGLFAGGVAVASPCKPMSVATTSGSISIVSTETSSMASTASSTADVSATSAMSESSAETSASSEAAASTTIEASIEVASSTTIEASMTTTFAVDSTTAEPTTAEPTTTEGTTTAPMPTFTMFATGESSVEGEGLHTYNNENSVAVFQPNLIFGTPLVLTYTIDAQGRLINDQGFFLCGYYLATNSALDAPASVSACLSDKPKSPFLNCKLSSELDVQCSVPARSCASNPRGGEPICEETGGTWSTWSNGAVFVGRGLMLGPVDTPDTYERIGLRASLV from the exons ATGCGTTCTCTCGTTGTTTTTCGCCTGGCTTTGGGCCTGTTTGCCGGCGGGGTTGCTGTCGCTAGCCCATGCAAACCTA TGTCGGTCGCGACGACATCTGGGAGCATCTCAATCGTCTCAACCGAAACTTCATCTATGGCATCCACTGCATCATCTACTGCAGATGTGTCGGCTACATCTGCCATGTCCGAATCGTCCGCAGAGACTTCTGCGTCTTCAGAGGCAGCCGCTTCTACAACCATTGAGGCATCCATTGAGGTAGCCTCTTCTACAACGATCGAGGCATCCATGACTACCACGTTTGCCGTGGATTCAACGACCGCAGAACCGACAACCGCAGAACCAACCACCACTGAAGGCACCACCACAGCACCCATGCCCACATTCACTATGTTTGCTACTGGAGAAAGTTCCGTAGAGGGAGAGGGTCTCCACACGTACAACAACGAGAATTCCGTTGCTGTTTTCCAACCCAATCTCATCTTTGGCACTCCTTTAGTGCTAACATACACCATCGATGCCCAGGGAAGACTTATCAACGATCAGGGCTTTTTCCTTTGCGGATACTACCTTGCGACCAACAGCGCACTCGACGCACCTGCTTCAGTTAGTGCCTGCCTGAGTGACAAGCCAAAGAGCCCTTTCCTCAACTGCAAACTCTCTTCCGAGCTCGATGTCCAATGCAGTGTCCCAGCTCGGTCTTGCGCGTCTAATCCAAGAGGGGGTGAGCCGATATGTGAAGAGACTGGCGGTACTTGGAGCACTTGGTCTAATGGTGCCGTATTTGTCGGTCGTGGTCTCATGCTTGGACCAGTTGATACTCCTGACACATATGAACGCATTGGGTTACGTGCATCCTTGGTATAA